ACGAATCACATTCGCACAGTACGCCCTTACTGGGAATTTCAGCGCACAACCGCAAATGCTGTGCCTATTTTCATTGCAAGAAAACAAATGGAGCGAATCGTATCTTAATATGACACAAATTTTCGCATGAATTAGAAGAATAGGCAAGGAGTTATGATTAAAATATGCTGATCTAAATCTTAAAATCTTGCAATTTCATTCGGATATTCTCGAACCTGCCAGAATTCGAACGAATAATGCGGGGTAGTTGTGGTTTACAAAATGCCCGACGTGAGATGTATACAAGCTAAGTCAGCCGCATCGCGCATTTTTGTGACATTTTCGtcacacaaaaagaaactcaTGAAAAACTTGAGATAATTTTCGTGATAAAATGGAGAACAAGCATGTTTCAAAAGCCAACACAATTCTCAATATAGCTCGTTCCTGCGTGACCTTTGAAAACGACGTCGTGTTTACAACGCTATTTCCTAAATATTACTTCCTCGATCGCTGAAATCACTGCGACTCTTTGTAAACAAGAAATCAGGCCATAAGGAAATATCCAAACATGCGCCTTCAATATCGAAACAACGAAATTGCGACAACCAACCTTGTGAAATTCTTCCACCTCCACCTCCAATTGGATTGTTTTTGACGAAACGAACGTTTGACAGTGGGAAAACACCTAACAGGTCTCGAATCCAGCGTATTCGATTCGTTTTCCGTCGAGTTGAAGTCACCTTGAAGATTAGCATTTTCTTCTTGCGTAGAAGTCATCAGCAGATAAATGCCGAAAAACACGTGAAACCTGCCAGCCTTTGCTTGCTCTGATCCAGAGTGTTCAGACTCGTATTTTGACGGCGTTCAAGGGAAGACAGAGATCTCACCTTGACTTGTTTCAAATTTCACTGCCCAATCTCCGCGCTTAGAAGGCCACAGGTTATGCAATCAATTCGAGTAACAGGTTACCCAGTCAATGCAAATGACCGCGTGAATTAGTAATATATCAAGCCGTTGACATTTTTCGTATGAATCGAAAAGTTGAAACACTTCAGCCCGTTAGAATTCaagaaatccttttttttcacCTTGCTTTTCCTGGAAGTCAAACAACCGATTTTTGGATTTTTTCATTCCAGCCCAGCAACGATATAATTATTCAGTTTTAGCCGTTTCAGACTGGGTCCTATGGCAAAAGTACGTGAAGTCGAGATTTAAGTATTATTTTTAGTAAACAGCTCACATGATTTGTTTTACATGAGGACACATTGTCACTTTGACCTTTGGTATTATTGTTCGTCACGTTCAATTCTATTTTCGGCAATTCGGGGAAGACCTTGGGGAAGACGGAGGTTATTTAGAGTCCAGCTCCCCCTCTCCCTTATGAGAACTAACTATCGAAATGGCGGCCAGGGGACCCGTGGAAGAGGCTGTCATCGCGGCTATGAGTGAGTAAATTTGTTTTAAACGCGAGTTATCGAAATATTGATTTCCCAATTTGGATATAATACTCCTTACACGTGGTTGCCAGCTGGTACTTCACTGTACAATTCAGGGAATCGTTTGTAACCTAGACTTAATCTTAATCTTATTACTTGAAACAAATCATTGCTCTGAAAACTGACGCTCTGTTTGCCATTTGTTAGTTGAAAAATACCCTCACTTAAGCTCCTAATAATTTTGTTGCTCAAAGATTGCACTCTCTCCCTCAAAAGTACTCAGGCATTTTGGACAAGTACAGTAATCTTGGCAATGCTGACAGCCATTCACCAATTTATCCAGtgcaggcccgtaaccagggggggggggtgcatgGGGTGCGTTCGCAGCCCCcaacaggccccaaaggtccgcattttgatactcaatattcaagttaaggagtgcagtcggttaaacagaagtttaaaacttaacaatgACGttcaaagaaaagaatggaaaaagcagtatTGTATTCACTGGGAAACAAAAACCAGCTGCACTCCagtagcccgagccattcaaaacatttcaatgagTGCACAGATGTCCGAGCTTATCTACGGGCCTGATtccatggtgaatttcagcccaggctgaCATTTCGCtacgcccaccgggctgaaatatcgttgcgattacatgcttaaaaattatttcagcccaggcgcaaaacgcaaatttccatgagaaagtttactgaggtctAAAAACACAAtagcgctcctttttcagcccgggctgaaaaaattaTAGCTAGTACATGGATTTTTCaacccgtttggccgggctggaaatcctagcccggtttgaaaataccgggctaggatttttcCTCTCCAACAACttgattttaagaggatttgtttcagaagccgggctgaaatttcagcctggttAGACAGGCTGACAAACAtgagcccgggatgaaattcacCATTTAATCAGGCCCTGaggaataatgaaattaacgtgcgcacgcacgctttgcacgggaattaagacgagcgagccaatgacaagggagcgatctcacgagccaatgacaagggagcgatctcacgatatttgtcagacacgtctgcTAAGGCCCCGTTTACACTGGCGATTTTTGCGGCGATTTAAGCGGCGATTTTTGTGTTGTTAAATCGCATGTGTAAACTAGTGGCAATATCATGGCGATTTGTTACtctcaaacagaaaaaaacccCAGTAAATCGCCTCAAAATTCGAGCATGTTTGAAATCGCCACGAAATTGCCGCTAGTTCACATGGGCGATTTGGAATCGCGGCAAAAATTGTCGCTTAAATCGCCTGTGTAATTGGGCCTTTAATGCGGCGGGTAGAATTTCTATTTGAACAGGCGCATGCACGCCCAAAGATGCAAAATTAGTTTTTTGTGTATTCTTTTAaacaatgttttaattttttttaactaattttttttaattttttaaatacgCGCAGGGtatgtttgatcagacgaaacctttcggataataaacaaaaaaaattttaaaaattttaaaaattaaaaaaaaaattaaaaaaaagttaaaaaaaaaaattacaaattcactggtctccaaTTAAGAGCAGTAAAATCAAAAATACCATAGcggtagtttggtccactttggcctcgttagcacccccccacataaaatcctggttacgggcctgcaGTGACTATGGATAGGTAGCTGTTTTGGCCTTGTTTGTGCTCATCTGTGAGGACCAGCCATTGGAAAGCTTAAGCTGAACAAAACTGAAGCTATCTacctttatttctttattagCACTACAAGTCCTCTTTGGTTCATGGTTGTTTGTGCGGAAATGACTTTGTGCTCTTGAGAAAGTTTCCTTTTCAGGTGGATGAAAGAACAGCTCACAGTGGGAATACTCCATTAAATACAATGTGTTGGTTCCTTCAGTAGTTGGCTGAGGATCACATAACAGCATCGTGTTCAATCCTTTTTGCAAAACTAGACCGTACTGTTCTAAACTACCCATAATTTCTCCAAATTTGATCAAATGCCTGAAtttcaatgataattttatggtaGGCGTAGAGCAAGGAGTGTGGCCTGAGAGTGTTGAGCTCTATGAACCTTGCAAAGGTACATATTTTGTGCAGTTCTTTTAAACACGATAGCTATATAATGATTACCATATTTTAGATTATAAGAGTGAAGGAATTAGTCAGTAGTTTTGGAGCTGTAGTTATGATGCTTTTTCATTCTTGTCAGTCTTCCTTAGCTGGCTGTTAACTATATACCTGTAAAGAAAGCATGTTCACGTGGGAAGtatcaataataatgattgaaaaacatttttaccaGCGTTTTTTGGTAACTGTACCATAAATGGTTTCTTAACaagttaccgtatttacccgtgtataatacgcaccCCTATCTTTAGACTgcacttaagaaaaaaaaaggaagccgAAAACAGAGGATGTCACTTTGCAAAACTAGTGTTAAAAATCATGTTTTgggtacaattaaaaaaatttgaCACGATCatctttttgaaatttcactCAATGCACGAGCAATCCACGAAACGATTATTTCTTCCAATGGATTCCTATGGTGGTTAGTCACTGTAAAATCACCTTCGGACACGagtttaaaaacaaaggattccgtgtataatacACATCTCAATTTTCACAGCTTTTTTCAATGGGAAAatgtgcgcattatacacgggtaaatacggtagctATGGAAATGTTGATATTATGTACCAGGAGAAGCTAAAGAATACCAGAAACAGTGTTCACACCTGGAATAAAACATGCTATTGGCTGTTTCCTGAAATATCTTGCAACCTTATTATGATAGCCAGGGCTTTAATAGGGAACACATTCAAGGTAGGAGAATAAAGAGGAtcaagttgaaaaaatattcTAAGCTTTGGTTTCAACACAAAAGTTTAATTTCCATGTAAAAAAATTCTTCTACAAGTGGTGATGTGAAAAAATTAAGCAATGCCAAGGGGCcattttcgatatattaaatattcagctttatagtgaggcagtgaggacaaaaacaatagaaacacgttggaatgaatgtgaaattatttacatatcattcactttcctttgtctttgtcctcacTGTCTCACTATCAGGCCGAATTTAAATATATCGAAAAAGGCCTATTACTTGTATTAGCTGAGCATTtcctttcttgtttcttcttgttTAGATACTATCTTATTAACAGATGCTGCCCTTTGCAGGAGCACTGAGGTATAGTTGTATTCCTAGGGTTTGAACAGTGCACTCCCATAATCACCACATCATGAATCCATAAATACATCCATATCCTTCATCAGTGTTTCGTATGGTCCAAGGATACCTAACTTTTCTTTACTTAAATTAAAGGCTTATTTGCGATTCTGTGGATTAGCCCATGAAGTGAAAAGCAGAAGGAATGCAGAATTCATGTCTCCAACAGGTAGGTATGGTAATTGATAAGTGCATTTTCATGCCTCACAGCTCTAGTAGTCAGTAGGATGAATGTTGTCAGtcaaatagagcagttttcaaatagCTGTTGAAAGTAATCATGCAATTGCAGTTTTGATTGTTAGCAATTGGCTTGAAAATGTTTTGCCAGTTATCCAagcaatgagaagcaaaaccaattgcaccttgTATGCACAGTTTTTCCTGCACTTTGAGCAAGGtccaggtaattgctaggaattctgattggttcatcatgctgtttgctcctgtcgtGATTGGTTGAAGTAATTACTTTGGCATTGGTTTTGCGACAGTGGCTATATTCAATTGTCAAACTTGTTTACTGACTGAGGCAGAATACTATGTAGGTTACCATTCAGTTTTATCTGAAGGAAACCAGCTGATGTAAGGATAATTGCCAGGCCAAAAAGGAGAGGAAATGGAAAAGGAGCATTAGAGAACAAAGAAGAGGCTTCCCTTCTTCCCTCTTGCAAGTCATCATTCTCCTTTCCTATCCTCTGGTTTTAAGGGTTCAAATTCTGACAGAATTACCTACAATTAAAGTTTTTATCTTTGGTGGTGACATTCGGTTAACTCAATGTCACTATGAAAAAGACAATTATTGGGCTGAGGTGCTCCACAAACACCATGTAAACATTTTGGCTTTAATGCCCCCTTTGTCTATTTCCAGTTGTGTTGTTTGGGATAATTTAATCGTATCTTGTCATATAGGGCGCTGTAAGCTCCAAGGGTGTAATGTCATATTACAGAAGTCAGTTCATTTTGATTTGAGTCGAACATTGTAATGTGATTGTTtaaattttaatgtaaaatttttaGGGAATGTTCCATTCTTAAGAGCCAATGAGGAACTTGTTTGTGACTTCTCTGGAATAACAGCATATATTGAGAGTAAGGCAAGTACTGTTTCAGCCTCTCATTCTTTAGGTGGTGAGAGCCTTTTTACTCTTAATAAATATTAATCTCTAGACCTATTctcttttggtgttttgtttagGGATTTTCAACCAGTCAAGACTTCGAAGTGAAGGATAGAGCATCTTTGAGGGCATACTTATCCTTGGTTGAAAATTCTCTTTATCCTGCAGAGGTAAATCAGCTTATTTGCTTTACCATTGTCATCAAGTCAAGTCAACTCATTCTCTATTTATACATGGTTTTAAAAATATTCATCAggcttgaagaaaaaaaataaaaaacctaAGTTACATTGTTCCACTAAATTATGGTATTAAAATTATTCAATTAAGTATATACAAAACAAAAGCCTGTTTTCCATGAATGCCTTGCCTTACTTGCTACTATAATAACTGTGTAACAGAGACTTAAAATTACATAAAGATTCTGCTtagcttaaccctttcctgcccaaggggttccccattgacgagtaaactcgtctggcattagacagagtaaaatctataagcgCCACTTGGCACTcatgggcaggaaagggttcaTGTTTCAAGAAGACTATTCCATAGAACAGCACCACTGAAGCGAAAACTATTACGGAGATAATTTGTGTGTGGCTGTGGAATAGTTAATTTGTTTACTGAAATTATCTCAAAGTGTATGAAGTAGTGCGAGACTGAGCAATAAATTCATTATCGTCTTCATCATTCAATATTACATGAAATTACCATAATAGTTTGGCTTATGTATTTTAAatggtttgtttatttatagTTGTACATGTTGTGGTGGAAAAAAGACTGGGCAGCCAGGACAAGGCAACATTATGGCAGTCAATTTTCAGCTCCACTGAATCTCATCCTTAGTTACAAGAAACAGTGGAAGGTCTGTGGATACCTCAAGGCTCGTGGCTGGCACCACAAGACTGAGAAAGAGGTAGACAACCATTGCTGTCTTTggtgattattattttgttagtACTTTTGATTttggggagcagggatggcgtagtggtgattgcactcgcctcccacctacgtggcctgggttcgagtggtagttggttgttggttctttactctgctccgagaggtttttctccgggttgtctggttttcccctctcctcaaaaaaataaatatttccaaattccaatttgaacagatgcaggacctccctgaaaaccactttggggtgagtggagcttccggGGTAAatatcaacaattattattattctggcCTTGACGCCATACCTGGGTTGAATTTGTTGTCTCTACTCTGTTGCAGGAGGTTTTTTCCCAGTTACTTCAGATTTCCCTCTCACCAAAAGCCTAAAATTTGATCTAAGAGCCACTATTTGTCAGTGAATTACTTGTTAAATAAAGCTGATTGAATTCAATGTATTATTTACTGATGCTTATGTAGGAGGGtaatatagtaataattattataataattattattatgcaagtAAGAACTTGTTGACAAGGCCCGGTTTCTCAACTCCCACAGTGTCTATTCCTCACCAcataattaaaattttattcagtaataaattattatttaataattcCACTATGTTTTTGGGATAATGGAAGTTGCCTTTTTAAACAATCAAGGCCACTCCTCTCTGCCATTCACCAAAGCAAGCTTTATTGTGCACTACTTTTTCAGGTCTTAAAAGAATTTCAACAAACCTGTCAAGCTTTATCTGAAAAACTTGGAAAGAACAGATTCTTTATAAATGACAGGTAAATCATTCAAGACTTGCAGTGTTTTCTTTCTCAGGCCTGCTAGTGCTCTATTGGTTTCTATACCTCTTTGACCTGTTGTGCTGATCAATACAAATGGACAACACCATTCTTGTAAATGGCATGGATAATATCTCCATAATATTATTGGTGTTAAGAGACTCACTAACGCATCTCATTCCTTATCAAGAATTCTTGTAGCACCAGCACCATGTCACTGATAAGGAATGTCTCTATTGAGTCAACTGAACAAATTTGTGCtcttttctttaaaatgttCTCTATAAAAGTCACTCCTTATGAGTCTGCATGTAGCTTCTAACTGCATTATAAACTGCCAACATGCAGGGGCTGATGTTTTAAATGGAAAATAAATTGCAATAAGTATTGGTAAACTGACTCATAATTATTcttagtgtttttgtttttgctagcAACTGGGTCTGATCAGTCTTACATAGGTGGCACAAATGTCTCCATATATCACTCCTTATAAGCCTGCTTGTAGCTTTTAAATGGAAGATAACTTGCAATAAGTATTAGTGCATGCCATCAGACTCAGTCTTTGCTACAAGATGAAGGGTTTTCAGTGTCTGTGTTTAAGCTAGTCGCCCAATTCGGATGTGTAGAAATGCCCCCAACCATATCATTCCCCACCTATCTCCTTCAGAAGCAGtggctttctccaaaaaaaatattatccCATTAAACACACCCATTGCTTGTTTATTTATGAATCTGAACATTTATTTGTTGCAGACCTACAGAACTTGATGCACTAGTCTTTGGTCATCTTCATTCAGTGCTGACAAGATATCTGCCAGACAACTCTCTGAGCTCCATTATCAAAGAATATAAGAACCTTGAAGACT
The nucleotide sequence above comes from Acropora muricata isolate sample 2 chromosome 12, ASM3666990v1, whole genome shotgun sequence. Encoded proteins:
- the LOC136891986 gene encoding metaxin-2-like, coding for MAARGPVEEAVIAAMSVEQGVWPESVELYEPCKDTILLTDAALCRSTEAYLRFCGLAHEVKSRRNAEFMSPTGNVPFLRANEELVCDFSGITAYIESKGFSTSQDFEVKDRASLRAYLSLVENSLYPAELYMLWWKKDWAARTRQHYGSQFSAPLNLILSYKKQWKVCGYLKARGWHHKTEKEVLKEFQQTCQALSEKLGKNRFFINDRPTELDALVFGHLHSVLTRYLPDNSLSSIIKEYKNLEDFVMTILREYFHQ